A genomic segment from Lignipirellula cremea encodes:
- a CDS encoding kelch repeat-containing protein gives MRKLHPAFSFLLLLQGLLAGPLDAAEPAGIVLPLEPQVWVKRSPLPQAPPSPGLSYETSLAYDPLAKRVIRWGGHAQGGVKGSGEQIAETWTLDPATMQWEYKQPNQSPPPVCCAQQNVFDTAQNRFLRFKSFSGGHGWQWYREVYLKNSSVWSYDLATNTWRDMRPLPEPVLGALRCASWDTDHQVAVVFGGEGHRGGTVVYDPHRNTWTDMHPRNEPLLGSEQTRSGGNMAYDAARKLHILFGSQFSDDPHTWAYDLEKNVWIDLKPPQQPPTNRNGAVLAYDSVHRVIVAVLLASDEQDDDGKLKDPHLETWSFDAGENRWTRLPDTRQPDPLGSRNRVMTFVPDQNLFLIDGYVKATDRQPDMPREHQIWVYRYAPAPEPLSVAAPAVSAAVARTQPGLVEEVVVSVVSPIKVQLAWEPPAGAKGIAGYHVERAIVEVFSEDEVIRLRKDTPPLESPSVGAIKAIGRFERLTTDPLPVALFTDTAIDLNRPHRLQGPALFEHRFRAEQLHEQGRPCRYAVHAYRIRAVDAQGAEGGPSPYFLTIPSAPQHFFSREEGEQCHLKWAANPEQGIQGYRVYWMKGPRPEGAGQATTRLTPDPIDQTHYTDAAAGLDPRRYWVVAVDALGQEGIPSSPTWHYRTQRSFYTPFIGDWHQ, from the coding sequence ATGAGAAAACTGCATCCGGCGTTTTCGTTTTTACTCTTGCTCCAGGGGTTGCTGGCTGGCCCTCTGGACGCGGCGGAACCTGCCGGGATCGTCCTGCCGCTGGAGCCGCAGGTGTGGGTCAAACGCAGTCCGCTGCCGCAGGCTCCGCCGTCGCCGGGGCTCAGTTATGAAACCTCTTTGGCGTACGACCCGCTGGCCAAACGGGTCATTCGCTGGGGCGGCCATGCCCAGGGCGGCGTGAAAGGATCGGGCGAACAGATCGCCGAAACCTGGACACTCGATCCAGCCACCATGCAGTGGGAATACAAACAGCCGAACCAGTCGCCGCCGCCTGTCTGTTGCGCCCAGCAGAACGTATTCGACACGGCCCAGAACCGCTTCTTGCGATTCAAGTCGTTCAGCGGCGGGCACGGCTGGCAGTGGTATCGGGAGGTTTATCTCAAAAATTCGTCGGTTTGGAGTTACGACCTGGCGACGAATACCTGGCGGGACATGCGTCCCTTGCCGGAGCCGGTGCTGGGCGCGCTCCGCTGCGCCAGCTGGGATACGGATCACCAGGTGGCGGTCGTCTTTGGGGGGGAAGGGCATCGCGGCGGGACGGTCGTGTATGACCCGCACAGGAACACCTGGACCGACATGCACCCCCGGAACGAGCCGCTGCTGGGTTCCGAGCAGACCCGCAGCGGCGGCAACATGGCGTACGACGCCGCCCGCAAACTGCACATCCTGTTTGGTTCGCAGTTCTCTGACGATCCCCACACCTGGGCGTATGACCTGGAGAAGAACGTTTGGATCGACCTGAAACCGCCGCAGCAGCCGCCTACGAATCGCAACGGCGCGGTGCTGGCCTACGATAGCGTGCACCGGGTGATTGTCGCCGTGCTGCTGGCTTCCGACGAGCAGGACGACGACGGGAAGCTGAAAGACCCGCACCTGGAAACGTGGAGCTTCGACGCAGGAGAGAATCGCTGGACCCGCCTGCCCGACACGCGCCAGCCGGATCCGCTGGGCAGTCGCAACCGGGTGATGACCTTTGTGCCGGATCAGAACCTGTTCCTGATTGATGGCTACGTGAAAGCGACCGATCGCCAGCCCGACATGCCGCGGGAGCATCAAATCTGGGTCTACCGCTACGCACCTGCGCCGGAGCCTCTGTCGGTTGCAGCGCCTGCGGTATCGGCTGCCGTCGCCCGTACGCAGCCGGGGCTGGTGGAGGAGGTGGTCGTTTCGGTCGTCTCGCCCATCAAGGTGCAGCTGGCCTGGGAGCCGCCGGCGGGAGCCAAGGGGATTGCCGGCTATCATGTCGAACGGGCGATCGTGGAGGTTTTCAGCGAGGACGAAGTAATCCGCCTGCGGAAAGACACGCCGCCGCTGGAATCGCCGAGCGTCGGCGCGATCAAAGCGATTGGCCGTTTCGAAAGATTAACGACCGACCCGCTTCCCGTCGCCCTGTTCACCGATACGGCGATCGACCTGAATCGGCCGCACCGCCTGCAGGGGCCGGCGTTATTCGAGCATCGTTTCCGGGCCGAACAACTGCACGAACAGGGCCGGCCGTGCCGCTATGCGGTGCACGCCTATCGCATCCGCGCGGTCGACGCCCAGGGGGCCGAAGGCGGGCCGTCCCCGTACTTTTTGACGATCCCTTCGGCGCCGCAGCACTTCTTCTCGCGCGAGGAAGGGGAGCAGTGCCACCTCAAGTGGGCCGCCAATCCGGAACAGGGGATCCAGGGTTATCGCGTCTACTGGATGAAAGGTCCGCGTCCCGAAGGCGCCGGCCAGGCGACCACGAGGCTCACGCCCGATCCGATCGACCAGACGCACTATACCGACGCCGCCGCCGGCCTGGACCCGCGGCGCTACTGGGTCGTCGCGGTCGACGCGCTGGGGCAGGAAGGCATTCCTTCTTCGCCCACCTGGCACTATCGCACACAACGCAGTTTCTACACGCCGTTCATCGGCGACTGGCATCAGTAG
- a CDS encoding WD40 repeat domain-containing protein, giving the protein MSDSPAYDKATLAWELPWQDDWVTACTFVGPQRKLAAGNRRGDILLWDLPAEPGAERPLPVRRLEGHTNEITRLVATPDGKTLISASYDHTIRFWDMNAPGAGTAEIILDASDRAAVVKKLGAKAPPPEPGVQVATQTASQVLTGHPDWIVGLSLSGDGRTLLSGDDAGNVIVWDTASAQERRRWQVTRWVFGMALSPDGQTALVAERFPLVFTPADHHRGAKLWDVATGEVLHDLTKLLDKVYIGAAAFSPDGKLLALGQGNETSKGKLFLIDPATGEQIRELAGHAPGGVHDVRFSADGKTLFSCGRDTMLRVWNVEDGQQLAEVGKPRGGQFKDIWHALGLSADEHWLAAADMSGLVAVYHA; this is encoded by the coding sequence ATGAGCGATTCCCCCGCCTACGACAAAGCGACCCTCGCCTGGGAACTGCCCTGGCAGGATGACTGGGTGACTGCCTGTACGTTCGTCGGTCCGCAGCGGAAGCTGGCTGCCGGCAATCGCCGGGGCGATATTCTGCTCTGGGATCTGCCTGCAGAACCGGGAGCCGAACGACCGCTGCCGGTCCGCCGTCTGGAGGGCCATACGAACGAGATCACCCGGCTCGTGGCGACGCCGGACGGCAAAACGCTGATCTCGGCCAGCTATGACCACACGATCCGTTTCTGGGACATGAACGCCCCTGGCGCCGGGACGGCCGAGATTATTCTCGACGCCAGTGATCGGGCGGCCGTGGTGAAAAAGCTCGGCGCCAAAGCCCCGCCGCCGGAGCCTGGCGTGCAGGTGGCGACGCAGACCGCCTCGCAGGTGCTGACGGGCCATCCCGACTGGATCGTGGGGCTTAGTCTCAGCGGAGACGGTCGCACGCTGCTCAGCGGCGACGACGCCGGCAATGTGATCGTCTGGGATACGGCCTCGGCGCAGGAACGTCGGCGGTGGCAGGTGACGCGCTGGGTGTTCGGCATGGCCTTGTCGCCTGACGGACAGACCGCGCTGGTGGCGGAACGGTTCCCGCTGGTGTTTACGCCGGCCGACCATCACCGTGGCGCCAAACTGTGGGACGTCGCGACCGGCGAGGTGCTTCACGACCTGACAAAGCTGCTGGACAAGGTCTATATCGGCGCCGCCGCCTTCTCTCCCGACGGCAAGCTGCTGGCCCTGGGGCAGGGGAATGAAACGTCTAAAGGGAAGCTGTTCCTGATCGACCCGGCGACGGGGGAGCAGATTCGCGAACTGGCCGGCCATGCCCCCGGCGGCGTGCATGACGTGCGTTTCTCGGCCGATGGGAAAACGCTGTTCTCTTGCGGGCGCGACACCATGCTGCGCGTCTGGAATGTGGAAGACGGTCAGCAGCTGGCCGAGGTTGGCAAGCCGCGCGGCGGCCAGTTCAAAGATATCTGGCACGCCCTGGGTCTGTCCGCCGACGAGCACTGGCTGGCGGCTGCGGATATGTCGGGCCTGGTGGCCGTTTACCACGCGTAG
- a CDS encoding DUF1501 domain-containing protein: protein MSSFCTPAEHLSRRALLKGTVATAGGAALANFGGLFNSASIAAEVNKRAKRCILLWMNGGASQIDTFDMKPGTENGGPFRPISSKVSGLDVCEYLPKMAQQADKLAVIRSMKTTEPDHPGGITSMHIGAKMEASISHPEIGAVIAKFHGDPNSDLPTFIRTGSTGNGGSGFLGPQYQPFSIGKDGRLPSFTQNYLKTENETRRNELLRFMEGEFAQQHKADPFEAHRIAKENSWRLLKAKSVFETADEWPKYRDLYGDSEFGKGCLMARRLVESGVPFVEIGQENYDSHADNFTVHKASLQVLDPAWSGLLVDLEQRGLLQDTLVIWMGEVGRTPRVNSRIGRDHYINGWTVVLAGCGIQGGVVYGETNPDGVGVKENPVSEGDLFATIYTALGIDPAAAHYVGARPIPVAPDGSRVVKEVLV, encoded by the coding sequence ATGTCTTCTTTCTGCACGCCCGCGGAACATCTGAGTCGTCGTGCTTTGCTCAAAGGAACCGTGGCGACGGCCGGCGGGGCGGCGCTCGCCAACTTTGGCGGGCTGTTTAACTCCGCCTCGATCGCGGCCGAGGTGAACAAGCGGGCCAAACGCTGCATCCTGTTATGGATGAACGGCGGCGCCAGCCAGATCGATACGTTCGACATGAAGCCGGGCACGGAAAACGGCGGCCCGTTCCGCCCCATTTCGTCCAAGGTTTCCGGACTCGATGTATGCGAGTACCTGCCGAAGATGGCCCAGCAGGCCGACAAGCTGGCCGTGATCCGCTCCATGAAAACGACCGAGCCCGACCACCCGGGCGGCATCACCTCGATGCACATCGGCGCCAAAATGGAAGCCAGCATCAGCCACCCGGAGATCGGCGCGGTGATCGCCAAGTTCCATGGCGACCCCAATTCCGACCTGCCGACGTTCATCCGCACCGGCTCCACCGGCAACGGCGGCTCTGGCTTTCTGGGCCCGCAGTACCAGCCGTTTTCGATCGGCAAGGACGGCCGGCTGCCGAGCTTTACGCAGAACTATCTCAAGACGGAAAACGAAACCCGCCGGAACGAGCTGCTGCGGTTTATGGAAGGCGAATTCGCCCAGCAGCACAAAGCCGATCCGTTCGAGGCGCATCGCATCGCCAAGGAGAACTCCTGGCGCCTGCTTAAAGCGAAATCGGTCTTTGAAACGGCCGACGAATGGCCCAAATACCGCGACCTGTATGGCGATTCCGAGTTTGGCAAAGGCTGCCTGATGGCCCGCCGGCTGGTCGAGTCGGGCGTGCCGTTTGTGGAGATCGGCCAGGAGAACTACGACAGCCACGCCGACAATTTCACCGTGCACAAGGCTTCGCTCCAGGTGCTGGATCCGGCCTGGTCCGGCCTGCTGGTGGATCTGGAACAGCGCGGTCTGCTGCAGGATACGCTGGTCATCTGGATGGGCGAAGTCGGCCGCACGCCGCGTGTGAACAGCCGCATCGGCCGTGATCATTACATCAACGGCTGGACCGTGGTGCTGGCCGGTTGCGGCATCCAGGGCGGCGTCGTCTATGGCGAAACCAACCCCGACGGCGTGGGCGTCAAAGAGAATCCGGTCAGCGAAGGCGATCTGTTCGCCACGATTTATACGGCCCTGGGGATTGATCCCGCGGCGGCCCATTATGTGGGCGCGCGGCCGATTCCGGTGGCGCCTGATGGTTCCCGTGTGGTGAAGGAGGTGCTGGTTTAA
- a CDS encoding DUF1549 domain-containing protein: MHLSRTLGLALWATLTAFPLLAAEPPLRQVIDTEVQAAWKKQGITPAAPASDAELLRRLSLDLVGDIPTADEARAFLDDASPDKREKLIDRLLDDPRFAAHQAATWDLLMFGRSPSDQELTTRREGFQKWLREKFVANEPYDVWVQELLLAEGPTYEGPTMFFAQFRNRPEDAAETVSRIFLGTQIHCARCHDHPFDKWLQTDFYGMAGFFVRMSYVDTKDDGKRHYILAEKSTGEVLFTGPAAEQQPGQKGTPVAPRFLDGDPLVEPPLPEGFKEPDLKGVATAPKPLFSRKEKFAEWATRADNPFFTKAVVNRVWSQFLGRGLVDPVDDIRDSQPVTLPGLFDTLEQRMIAQQHDMKWLIRELVNSKTYQLSSAGSSTAASPEWYERGRVRPLTAEEMATAFRRATGFDDALRAAGKDPAEEKFTEERYFVRSFGEPTNGRGEFQPSLDEHLYLNNSGTLRQLMIQPKKGNLAETLQTSTETGEQRVERLFLSVLTRRPTDAERERFVAYLAAEETSSAAIEEAIWVLLNTSEFRFNH, translated from the coding sequence ATGCATCTTTCGCGAACCTTGGGGTTAGCGCTGTGGGCGACGTTGACCGCTTTCCCCCTGCTTGCGGCCGAGCCGCCTTTGCGCCAGGTCATTGATACTGAAGTCCAGGCGGCCTGGAAAAAGCAGGGCATCACCCCGGCGGCTCCGGCCAGCGATGCGGAGCTGCTGCGGCGGTTGTCGCTGGATCTGGTTGGCGACATCCCCACGGCGGACGAGGCCAGGGCGTTCCTCGACGACGCCTCGCCTGACAAACGGGAGAAGCTGATCGATCGCCTGCTGGACGACCCGCGGTTTGCCGCGCACCAGGCCGCGACCTGGGACCTGTTGATGTTCGGCCGCAGTCCGTCGGATCAGGAACTGACGACCCGGCGGGAAGGTTTCCAGAAATGGCTGCGCGAAAAGTTCGTCGCCAACGAGCCGTACGACGTCTGGGTGCAGGAGTTGCTGCTGGCCGAAGGGCCCACCTATGAAGGCCCGACGATGTTCTTCGCGCAGTTCCGCAACCGTCCTGAGGATGCGGCCGAAACGGTCAGTCGGATCTTTCTGGGCACGCAGATCCACTGCGCCCGCTGCCACGATCATCCATTCGACAAATGGCTGCAGACGGACTTCTACGGCATGGCCGGGTTCTTTGTGCGGATGTCCTATGTGGACACCAAAGACGACGGCAAGCGGCATTATATTCTGGCGGAGAAGAGCACCGGCGAGGTGCTGTTCACCGGACCTGCCGCCGAGCAGCAGCCGGGGCAAAAGGGAACTCCTGTGGCGCCGCGGTTCCTCGACGGCGATCCGCTGGTCGAGCCGCCGCTGCCTGAAGGCTTCAAGGAGCCGGATCTCAAAGGGGTCGCCACCGCGCCTAAACCGCTGTTCTCCCGCAAGGAGAAGTTCGCCGAGTGGGCTACCCGGGCCGACAATCCGTTCTTTACGAAGGCCGTGGTGAACCGTGTCTGGTCGCAGTTCCTGGGTCGCGGTCTGGTCGATCCGGTCGATGATATTCGCGACAGCCAGCCCGTCACGCTGCCGGGTTTGTTCGACACGCTGGAGCAGCGAATGATCGCCCAGCAGCACGACATGAAATGGCTCATCCGCGAGCTGGTGAACAGCAAAACCTATCAGCTGTCGTCGGCAGGGAGCAGCACGGCCGCGTCGCCTGAGTGGTATGAGCGGGGCCGCGTGCGTCCGCTCACGGCGGAAGAAATGGCGACCGCCTTTCGCCGGGCGACCGGTTTTGACGACGCCCTGCGGGCCGCCGGAAAGGATCCGGCCGAGGAGAAGTTTACCGAAGAGCGGTACTTTGTGCGTTCCTTCGGCGAGCCGACCAACGGCCGGGGCGAATTCCAGCCCAGCCTGGACGAGCACCTTTATTTGAACAACAGCGGAACCCTGCGGCAGTTGATGATCCAGCCCAAAAAAGGGAACCTGGCCGAGACGCTGCAGACTTCGACCGAGACGGGCGAGCAGCGCGTGGAGCGGCTGTTCCTGTCGGTGCTGACCCGACGCCCGACCGACGCGGAGCGGGAGCGTTTTGTGGCATACCTGGCCGCGGAAGAGACTTCGAGCGCGGCCATCGAAGAGGCGATCTGGGTGCTGTTGAATACGTCTGAGTTCCGCTTTAACCATTAG